CCACGACGAACGCTCCCGCGTCAGGTGAAGCCAAGACGGCCGACAAGACAGCCAAGAAGCCCGAGGGCAAGAAGGCCGCCGATAAACCTGCCGTAGAGACGAAGCCGACTGAGCGTCTCGTTCTGGAGAAGGGCTACAAGTTCGTAAACGATGAGTTCAGCCCAATGGTGACGGGCACAGTTTCAAACAACTCAGACAAGCCAGTGAAGCTGCTCGTGACGATTACCTTCAACGCCTACGACGAGTCGGGGGCCAATGTTGGCACGTGCACGGACTCGACAGAGAGCATTGACGCCAACGGGAAATGGAAATTCAAGGCGTACTGCCTCGACCAAGACGTCGCAAAGGTCAAGTTCAAGGATCTGTCGGGATTCTGATCCCGTCATTGTGGTTCTGGTGGCGGCCTCTTGTAGGAGAGGCCGCCACACCCATGCCGTCAGACCCCCAACAACATTGGTCCGGCAGGTCAATCATCTCCCTCCATCACCTCGCCGTAGAGACGGCTGGTGTGCAGTGCAATGTAATTGATCTCGGCCTTCGTCAGCTCGTCGCCTATCGCCGTCGAGATACTCTTGGCCACCTCAAGAGCCGCCGAAGTAGCCTGCGGGTAGCGATCCGACATGAGACCTATGATGTCCAGGTCGATCCGGGAGAGCTGCTTGTTATCCGCAGCCCGAGCGAATAGATAACGAAGATGCGTGACGAATCGTGAGGCACTCATGGATGACCGGTTGATCTCGACGTGCCATAGTTCCTCGAGCTTGGCGAAAACCTCCGAGATCGCCTGAGCCATCGTCACGGTGCGCGACAAACCTTTGCCATCCCACTGATGGTTGATGAAATGCAGCGCAAATGCCACCCACTCCTCGGATTGCAGGTGGATGCCAAGAGCACCATCAACAATCTCGACGGCCTTGCGGCCCAAGCTCGCCTCGTCGGGGTACAGCTGCTGAACCTCCCAAGTCAGGGGGAAGTCGATGACGACTCCGCGCTCGGCTCGCTGCACTGCCGTTACGAGGTGATCCAGCACCGGCAGCATCATGCGCTGTGCATTCGGGATCCTCAGCTCCTCCTGAGCCAGCTCGACGATCGCCTGTGCCACCCGCACCTGGGTGTGAGTGGCGTTGCACAGAAGCGAGGCAATCGCGGCCGTTCGGTAGGTGCCCTCCGCCAGATATCGCTGGGCCGATGAGGCGTCGACGACCTCGCCGCGGCGCCGGCCAAAACCGATCCCGCGAGCATTGACGACCATCTGCGTCCCGGAGCGGTCGACGCCGAGAAGGACATTGTTGTTGTAGACCTTCTCGACGACGACGTGCTCGGGACCAAGGTTGGTCAGGCAGTGTTCTGGAGGGAGCACGGGGTTATCCTGCGCTGACAGTCAGCACCGCCGCCGGGTCGTCGCTGCGCTCGGAGACGGTGAAGTCTGACCCATTCGTGATGACCACAGGAGAGATCATCGACGGCACCCGCGGCTTGACGTTGTCGAGGTCGACGCTCAAGAGCGGGTCGCCGACGCTGACGGTGTCACCGTCCTTGACGTGAGCGGTGAACCCTTCGCCCTTGAGGTCGACGGTATCGATGCCGACATGGACGAGGATCTCGGCCCCGTTGTCAGCCTTGAGACCGATGGCGTGCAGGGTCGGGGCCACCAGGGTGACCTCGCCGTCGATGGGAGAGGCAAACTCTCCCGATGCCGGGTCTACCGCGAACCCGGGACCCATGTGCTTGCCGGCGAAGACCGGGTCAGGCACTTCGGTGATGTCCAAAATGGTTCCCGACACGGGCGCCGCGACCTTCAGGGTCTTGTCCTTGTGGCGCTTGTGAAAGAGGGGCATGTCGATTCCTTTCAGTCGTCGATTCCCAGTTCGGCGTTGATGGCGTTCTTGTAGAGGATGGCCTTCGCTCCGTAGACGGCTTGGACGCCGCCACCGACGTCGAAGACCTCGGTCGCTCCCAGGTTCTTGAGCCT
The genomic region above belongs to Cutibacterium equinum and contains:
- a CDS encoding FxLYD domain-containing protein — encoded protein: MTQSNWNSQSQPQQPQSPQPKPKKPLYKRVWFWLLVIVVLVATVSALTSGGDSTDPTTNAPASGEAKTADKTAKKPEGKKAADKPAVETKPTERLVLEKGYKFVNDEFSPMVTGTVSNNSDKPVKLLVTITFNAYDESGANVGTCTDSTESIDANGKWKFKAYCLDQDVAKVKFKDLSGF
- a CDS encoding PRD domain-containing protein yields the protein MLPPEHCLTNLGPEHVVVEKVYNNNVLLGVDRSGTQMVVNARGIGFGRRRGEVVDASSAQRYLAEGTYRTAAIASLLCNATHTQVRVAQAIVELAQEELRIPNAQRMMLPVLDHLVTAVQRAERGVVIDFPLTWEVQQLYPDEASLGRKAVEIVDGALGIHLQSEEWVAFALHFINHQWDGKGLSRTVTMAQAISEVFAKLEELWHVEINRSSMSASRFVTHLRYLFARAADNKQLSRIDLDIIGLMSDRYPQATSAALEVAKSISTAIGDELTKAEINYIALHTSRLYGEVMEGDD
- a CDS encoding PTS sugar transporter subunit IIA, whose product is MPLFHKRHKDKTLKVAAPVSGTILDITEVPDPVFAGKHMGPGFAVDPASGEFASPIDGEVTLVAPTLHAIGLKADNGAEILVHVGIDTVDLKGEGFTAHVKDGDTVSVGDPLLSVDLDNVKPRVPSMISPVVITNGSDFTVSERSDDPAAVLTVSAG